The Mercurialis annua linkage group LG8, ddMerAnnu1.2, whole genome shotgun sequence genome window below encodes:
- the LOC126662121 gene encoding cation/H(+) antiporter 15-like — translation MARIKDRDIFDKKFRIVAGIILGPSILGQNTKYMETFFPDWGMGLLDTTANFGAACYIFITAIKLDPTMLLRAGKISWIISLPSFTIPFLYSLISDFLIQKKIPGFIYREEKGLLRISYGLSITFFISIADAMEERSLRTTELGQISMSSAMIMEMSRLCIPEESSLGGAIIEKTEAIVMNIFQPLFFVLIGYHTDIKLLSNIDGYGLLILFIFGCHLAKMIATVSASYLVGVKLRNALLLGFIMNFKGVIDFSFYSRWLASGIIGLIRATTAYVAAYCPMGKGGYPATRRPHRQLFAGTDWLVDQRMYTILVLSNFILTSVHSNILDIFYNPQTRLTESPSSQKRFRNLQSASVSRPLRLLTCIHSEDNVRCIISLLEASNPNAISPIHAYIVHTIELVGGMVPRLTPYNTNWRRYRSYTSSNHIMQAFSNYSKNSRGPVSIRPFTLVAPYKTMHNILCNLGEDKKLNIIIVPFMCDDIEANIIVPYSLVREFNTQLQVNSPCTVAILVDRGLNRRRINLGKFSYNVLVIFIGGDDDREALQVATRMSGNPDVSITLMRIYLKNEEIYEIEDKLDESLIKEFKEKNEKNKNVVLREAIVSNSTDLINLIGSLDGNYEIIIVGKKQIKLNLMKEMQDWIDYPELGVIGDMIASSNSHDCKMSVLVVQHSLFFI, via the exons ATGGCAAGAATTAAAGATCgtgatatatttgacaaaaagtTCAGAATTGTA GCAGGGATCATACTAGGACCTTCGATTCTAGGTCAGAACACGAAGTACATGGAAACATTTTTTCCCGACTGGGGGATGGGTTTGTTAGATACAACTGCAAACTTTGGAGCTGCatgctatatttttattacaGCAATCAAATTAGATCCAACTATGTTACTAAGAGCTGGAAAAATCTCTTGGATTATAAGTTTACCAAGCTTCACAATTCCCTTTCTTTACTCATTAATTTCCGATtttttgattcaaaaaaaaatccctGGATTCATTTACAGAGAAGAAAAAGGATTACTTAGAATCAGTTACGGTCTATCCATCACCTTCTTCATCTCCATCGCGGATGCCATGGAAGAACGGAGCCTAAGAACTACAGAATTAGGGCAAATTTCTATGTCTTCTGCTATGATTATGGAAATGTCCA GATTATGTATACCTGAAGAATCATCATTAGGTGGTGCAATTATAGAGAAAACTGAAGCTATTGTGATGAATATTTTCCAGCCTTTGTTCTTTGTGCTTATTGGGTATCATACGGATATCAAATTATTATCTAATATTGATGGTTATGGTTTATTAATATTGTTCATATTTGGGTGTCATTTAGCAAAAATGATTGCTACTGTTTCGGCTTCATATTTGGTTGGGGTCAAATTGAGAAATGCTCTTTTGCTTGGTTTCATTATGAATTTCAAGGGTGTAATTGACTTCTCATTTTATTCGAGATGGCTTGCTTCTGGA ATTATCGGATTAATTCGAGCAACCACTGCTTATGTGGCCGCATATTGCCCAATGGGCAAAGGTGGATATCCCGCAACTCGGCGGCCACATAGACAATTATTTGCGGGAACTGATTGG TTGGTAGACCAGAGAATGTACACTATATTAGTGTTATCCAATTTTATTCTTACTTCTGTGCATAGCAATATACTAGACATATTCTACAATCCTCAAACAAGACTTACAGAATCTCCATCTTCTCAAAAACGTTTCAGAAATCTTCAATCCGCCTCCGTTTCTAGACCGTTACGCCTTCTAACCTGCATTCACTCCGAAGACAATGTCCGATGCATCATTTCCCTACTTGAAGCATCGAATCCGAATGCAATTAGTCCTATTCACGCATATATTGTTCATACCATTGAACTCGTGGGTGGTATGGTTCCGAGATTAACACCTTATAACACTAATTGGAGAAGATATCGATCTTACACAAGCTCGAATCATATAATGCAAGCCTTCTCGAATTACTCAAAAAATTCTCGAGGTCCAGTCTCGATTCGACCATTCACATTGGTTGCTCCGTACAAGACAATGCATAACATTCTTTGCAATCTTGGTGAGGataaaaaactaaatataattatcgtTCCGTTTATGTGCGATGATATCGAAGCTAACATAATAGTGCCATATAGTCTAGTCCGCGAATTTAATACTCAACTTCAAGTGAATTCTCCTTGTACCGTCGCGATTTTAGTAGATAGAGGATTGAATCGTCGACGGATAAATCTCGGAAAATTTTCGTATAATGTACTCGTAATTTTTATCGGGGGTGATGATGATCGTGAAGCGTTACAAGTAGCAACGCGAATGTCGGGAAATCCGGATGTGAGCATAACATTGATGAGAATTTATCTGAAAAATGAGGAAATTTATGAAATTGAGGATAAATTAGATGAATCATTGATCAAAGAgttcaaagaaaaaaatgagaaaaataaaaatgtggtCTTGAGAGAAGCTATAGTAAGTAATAGTACAGATTTGATAAATTTGATTGGATCGTTGGATGGAAATTATGAGATAATTATAGTGGGGAAAAAgcagattaaattaaatttaatgaaaGAAATGCAAGATTGGATTGATTATCCAGAATTGGGGGTGATTGGTGATATGATTGCTTCTTCAAATTCCCATGATTGTAAAATGTCTGTTCTAGTGGTTCAACattctctcttttttatttaG